In Passer domesticus isolate bPasDom1 chromosome 7, bPasDom1.hap1, whole genome shotgun sequence, one genomic interval encodes:
- the CLDN2 gene encoding claudin-2 encodes MVSMGLQLLGYTVAFLGYIGTLTATLLPSWKTSSYIGSSIVTAVSFTKGLWMECATYSTGITQCDIYSSLLNLPADVQAAQALMVSSCAVSSLACLISVLGMRCTVFSQGSPGKDRVAVAGGAVFVLGGLLCFIPLVWNIHVVLRDFRNPVIPDSMKFELGEALYLGIISSLLLLVGGFILCTSCPARDTTAAYTSAYQPQLLASKSPQPSVSQAQKTKSEVNSYNLTGYV; translated from the coding sequence ATGGTGTCCATGGggctccagctgctgggctACACCGTGGCCTTCCTGGGCTACATCGGCACGCTGACGGCCACGCTGCTGCCCAGCTGGAAGACCAGCTCCTACATCGGCTCCAGCATCGTGACGGCCGTCAGCTTCACCAAGGGGCTGTGGATGGAGTGCGCCACGTACAGCACGGGCATCACCCAGTGCGACATCTACAGCTCCCTGCTCAACCTGCCCGCCGACGTCCAGGCGGCCCAAGCCCTCATGGTGAGCTCCTGCGCCGTGTCCTCGCTGGCCTGCCTGATCTCTGTCCTGGGCATGAGGTGCACCGTCTTCAGCCAGGGCTCGCCGGGCAAGGACCGGGTGGCGGTGGCGGGCGGCGCGGTCTTCGTGCTCGGGGGGCTGCTGTGCTTCATCCCGCTGGTGTGGAACATCCACGTGGTGCTGCGGGATTTCCGCAACCCCGTCATCCCCGACAGCATGAAGTTCGAGCTGGGGGAGGCTCTTTACCTCGGCATcatctcctccctcctcctcctcgtcggCGGCTTCATCCTGtgcacctcctgccctgcccgggaCACCACGGCCGCCTACACCAGCGCCTACCAGCCCCAGCTTCTGGCCAGCAAGAGCCCCCAGCCCTCTGTCAGCCAGGCGCAGAAGACCAAGAGTGAAGTCAATTCCTACAACCTGACGGGATACGTGTAG